The following proteins are encoded in a genomic region of Myxococcaceae bacterium JPH2:
- a CDS encoding MgtC/SapB family protein — translation MEGLPPVVTWPPLQTLMRLTLALAVGLFVGLEREWRGKEAGLRTFGFAALLGGMGGLLGPNFALLSVALLGVLLCFLNWQSLRANGTAELTTSAALLVTGLTGVLCGLGHTVTPAAVGVTTAGLLAWKERLATFSHKITAEELRSAILLAILAFAVYPMLPAQPVDPWGLIAPRGAWVTVVLIAAIGFVNYLLWKVFGAHGVEVTGFLGGLVNSTVTVAELANRVRETAGRLLDAAYRGVMLATSAMALRNAVLLGLLSFHALVDSALPLALILLSSTGLALVRTRAIPLPESEAPALPLKSPFSLPSALKFGLIFLVLQVVGTVGQHLLGRAGFYAVSAVGGLVSSASAVASAASLCANGTISATTAGVGAIIASLASALINFILVARVSNERMLTLRLGRALGVVFVLGLAGALVQSHLPSLMP, via the coding sequence ATGGAAGGACTTCCTCCCGTCGTCACCTGGCCGCCGCTGCAGACGCTGATGCGCCTGACGCTCGCGCTCGCGGTGGGTCTGTTCGTCGGCCTGGAGCGGGAGTGGCGTGGCAAGGAGGCGGGCCTGCGCACGTTCGGCTTCGCCGCGCTCTTGGGCGGCATGGGGGGACTGCTCGGCCCGAACTTCGCGCTGCTCAGCGTCGCGCTGTTGGGCGTGCTGCTCTGCTTCCTCAACTGGCAGTCGCTGCGCGCGAATGGCACCGCGGAGCTGACCACGTCGGCGGCGCTGCTGGTGACGGGACTGACGGGCGTGCTGTGCGGCCTGGGCCACACCGTCACACCGGCGGCGGTGGGCGTGACGACGGCGGGCCTGCTCGCGTGGAAGGAGCGGCTCGCCACCTTCAGCCACAAGATCACCGCCGAGGAGCTGCGCTCGGCCATCCTGCTGGCCATCCTCGCGTTCGCCGTCTACCCGATGCTGCCCGCGCAGCCGGTGGACCCGTGGGGCCTCATCGCGCCCCGAGGCGCGTGGGTGACGGTGGTGCTCATCGCGGCCATCGGCTTCGTCAACTACCTCTTGTGGAAGGTGTTCGGCGCGCACGGCGTGGAGGTGACGGGCTTCCTGGGCGGCCTCGTCAACAGCACCGTCACGGTGGCGGAGCTGGCCAACCGCGTGCGCGAGACGGCCGGGCGCCTGCTCGACGCGGCGTATCGCGGCGTCATGCTGGCCACGTCCGCCATGGCGCTGCGCAACGCGGTGCTGCTGGGGCTGTTGTCCTTCCACGCGCTGGTGGACTCGGCGCTGCCGCTGGCGCTCATCTTGCTGTCGAGCACGGGGCTCGCGCTGGTGCGCACCCGCGCCATTCCGCTTCCCGAGAGCGAGGCCCCGGCCCTGCCCCTCAAGTCTCCGTTCTCGCTGCCGTCGGCCCTCAAATTCGGGCTCATCTTCCTGGTGCTCCAGGTGGTGGGCACGGTGGGGCAGCACCTGTTGGGACGCGCGGGCTTCTACGCCGTCAGCGCGGTGGGCGGGCTCGTCTCCAGCGCCTCGGCGGTGGCCTCGGCCGCGTCGCTCTGCGCGAACGGCACCATCTCCGCCACCACCGCGGGCGTGGGCGCCATCATCGCGTCGCTGGCGAGCGCGCTCATCAACTTCATCCTCGTGGCGCGCGTGTCCAACGAGCGCATGCTGACGCTCCGCCTGGGCCGCGCGCTGGGTGTCGTCTTCGTGCTGGGGCTCGCCGGCGCGCTCGTGCAGTCGCACCTGCCGTCGCTGATGCCGTGA
- a CDS encoding aquaporin codes for MPGGPLTPQPALDLRRRLATEALGCGLLVVALDGAHHLAEHLGAGPAEGRLFMSLAAGAVLACLMGVLRPFSGAHFNPALTFADALGDGTPWRELPRYALAQLLGSLVGRLVAHLMCGEPLLLATRMPAASGAQFLTEMVATFGLLVVVRGCVRTRPAATPLAIAAYVAATVWFTDSRSLANPALVLARAASARLGVIRPMEVESFVAAQLLGAALAVGLFRWLLAPRERVGPRLPETVVFESAVAGPAQLAAALFNTLAHPERARAEVAPSPPSGEELPATVSALMKEAGLRPAPLHARGELPGRIILLELSGAAPGLDTRLRECWQLPAVSPSNEAGARALHTALRAHLQRLLAKQGWERLHVVGGTSSEGPRPTS; via the coding sequence ATGCCGGGAGGACCGCTCACGCCGCAGCCCGCGCTCGACCTGCGGCGTCGGCTGGCCACGGAGGCGCTCGGGTGTGGCCTGCTCGTCGTGGCGCTGGATGGCGCGCACCACCTCGCCGAGCACCTGGGCGCGGGGCCCGCGGAGGGCCGCCTCTTCATGTCGCTGGCGGCGGGCGCCGTCCTCGCCTGCCTCATGGGCGTGCTGCGCCCGTTCTCTGGTGCACACTTCAACCCGGCGCTCACCTTCGCGGACGCGCTGGGAGACGGGACACCGTGGCGCGAGCTGCCGCGCTACGCGCTCGCGCAGCTCCTCGGGAGCCTGGTGGGTCGGCTCGTCGCGCACCTCATGTGCGGCGAGCCCCTGCTGCTCGCCACGCGCATGCCCGCGGCCAGCGGCGCCCAGTTCCTCACCGAGATGGTGGCGACCTTCGGCCTGCTCGTGGTGGTGCGTGGCTGCGTGCGAACGCGGCCCGCCGCCACGCCCCTGGCCATCGCGGCCTACGTGGCCGCCACCGTCTGGTTCACCGACTCGCGCTCGCTGGCCAACCCGGCGCTGGTGCTGGCCCGCGCCGCCAGCGCGCGCCTGGGCGTCATCCGTCCCATGGAGGTCGAGTCCTTCGTGGCGGCACAGCTGCTCGGCGCCGCGCTCGCGGTGGGCCTCTTCCGCTGGCTGCTCGCGCCTCGGGAGCGAGTGGGTCCGCGCCTTCCCGAGACGGTCGTCTTCGAGAGCGCCGTCGCCGGTCCGGCCCAGCTGGCCGCCGCCCTCTTCAACACGCTCGCGCACCCCGAACGGGCCCGCGCCGAGGTGGCGCCCTCCCCCCCGTCGGGTGAGGAGCTGCCCGCCACCGTGAGCGCGCTGATGAAGGAGGCAGGGCTGCGTCCCGCGCCGCTCCACGCGCGCGGCGAGCTGCCTGGGCGGATCATCCTCCTGGAACTCTCTGGCGCCGCGCCGGGCCTGGACACGCGCCTGCGCGAGTGCTGGCAGCTCCCCGCCGTCTCCCCGTCGAATGAAGCCGGTGCGCGCGCCCTGCACACCGCGCTGCGCGCCCACCTTCAACGGCTGCTCGCCAAGCAGGGCTGGGAGCGGCTGCACGTCGTCGGAGGCACCTCGTCCGAGGGGCCTCGTCCCACGTCCTGA